From Rutidosis leptorrhynchoides isolate AG116_Rl617_1_P2 chromosome 3, CSIRO_AGI_Rlap_v1, whole genome shotgun sequence, a single genomic window includes:
- the LOC139898318 gene encoding probable carboxylesterase 18: protein MEPTGKPPPPSLSLPWKTRIALSVLSTFTDASCRENGTVNRRLMNLVDFRSPATPKSVKGVMSHDVVVDHTRNVWFRVYVPTQHVGDDLPVIVFFHGGGFVFLSPDVPAYDLVCRRFARKLPAIVVSVNYRLAPEHKFPAQHDDCFDVLKFLDDDVNRSKSLPENANLSRIFLAGDSAGGNLAHHVAHRACEFDFKHVKVIGVVAIQPFFGGEGETDSEIRLERTPIVSKKRTDWMWKALLPQGQGFNRNHPIINVSGPNAVDISKVDFPPTMVVIAGFDALRDWQKRYYEWLKRSGKEVYLFDYPNMCHAFYIFPELPESTQVFGQVKEFVHKVTSSIAT from the exons ATGGAACCCACCGGAAAACCACCGCCGCCGTCACTTTCCTTACCATGGAAAACACGAATTGCACTTTCCGTCCTATCAACATTCACCGACGCATCATGCCGGGAAAACGGCACCGTAAATCGTCGTCTAATGAACTTAGTCGACTTCCGATCCCCTGCAACACCAAAATCCGTCAAAGGCGTTATGTCACACGACGTCGTTGTCGATCACACACGTAACGTATGGTTCCGAGTTTACGTACCTACACAACACGTCGGTGACGATCTACCGGTGATCGTATTTTTTCACGGCGGCGGATTCGTTTTCCTGTCGCCGGACGTTCCGGCATACGATCTCGTGTGCCGTAGATTCGCGAGGAAATTGCCGGCAATTGTCGTTTCGGTGAATTATCGACTTGCGCCTGAGCATAAGTTTCCGGCACAACATGATGATTGCTTTGATGTGTTGAAATTTTTAGATGACGATGTGAATAGATCGAAATCGTTGCCGGAAAATGCGAATTTGTCGAGGATTTTTTTGGCCGGTGATAGTGCTGGTGGAAACCTAGCTCATCATGTTGCTCATAGAGCTTGTGAATTCGATTTCAAACATGTTAag GTAATCGGAGTAGTGGCAATTCAACCGTTCTTTGGTGGAGAAGGAGAAACCGACTCcgagataagactcgaaagaacaCCAATTGTTTCCAAAAAACGAACAGATTGGATGTGGAAGGCGTTATTACCACAAGGACAAGGGTTCAACCGAAACCATCCAATAATCAATGTTAGCGGCCCAAATGCAGTTGACATATCAAAAGTAGACTTCCCACCAACAATGGTGGTTATTGCAGGGTTCGATGCTTTGCGCGACTGGCAAAAACGGTACTACGAGTGGCTTAAAAGATCTGGGAAAGAAGTATACTTGTTCGATTACCCAAACATGTGTCACGCTTTCTATATCTTCCCAGAATTGCCTGAATCTACACAAGTTTTCGGCCAAGTTAAGGAATTTGTGCacaaagtaacgagtagtattgccaCTTAA